Proteins encoded within one genomic window of Ailuropoda melanoleuca isolate Jingjing chromosome 16, ASM200744v2, whole genome shotgun sequence:
- the BATF2 gene encoding basic leucine zipper transcriptional factor ATF-like 2 isoform X2 has product MHLCGGNGLLTRTDLEEHQRLKKKQKNRAAAQRSRQKHTDKADALHQHEALEKHNHVLRKEIQALQAELAWWSRTLHAHEHLCRVDSATWLAPVTSGCWVQTERHPDPMLHGQHGCQEQLGLFQTPVSSPLAHRLSPDPQPHSSPGLPLSPLPSLSVGSTEVTVPPPQLSPSPVQSASPTGSSLLRPSSKLDTLLPGPPAQPAPLQPFVMEHPPRGKLGSSPDGLAAAPGLACLHGQEHKPEMLPAADQQGLGVDPSPHPLLAFPLLSSAQVHF; this is encoded by the exons ATGCACCTCTGTGGGGGCAATGGGCTGCTGACCAGGACG GATCTCGAGGAGCATCAGAGgctgaagaagaaacagaagaatcgTGCAGCCGCCCAGCGCAGCCGGCAGAAGCACACGGACAAGGCGGACGCCCTGCACCAG CACGAGGCCCTGGAGAAACACAACCACGTGCTGCGGAAGGAGATCCAGGCCCTGCAGGCCGAGCTGGCGTGGTGGAGCCGGACTCTGCACGCGCATGAGCACCTGTGCCGCGTGGACTCTGCCACCTGGTTGGCTCCGGTGACCTCTGGCTGCTGGGTCCAGACCGAGCGGCACCCAGACCCCATGCTCCATGGACAACATGGCTGCCAGGAGCAGCTGGGCCTGTTCCAGACCCCAGTCTCTTCTCCCTTGGCTCACCGACTCTCTCCAGATCCGCAGCCTCATAGTTCGCCTGGCCtccccctgtcccctctgccctctctgtcCGTTGGCTCTACAGAGGTCACTGtaccccctccccagctgtccCCCAGCCCTGTCCAGTCAGCCTCACCCACTGGCTCCAGCCTGCTGAGGCCTTCCTCCAAGCTCGATACCCTCCTGCCCGGCCCCCCAGCCCAACCTGCCCCTCTACAGCCCTTTGTGATGGAGCACCCCCCCAGAGGGAAGCTGGGGTCCTCACCTGACGGCCTCGCAGCGGCTCCGGGGCTGGCCTGCCTGCATGGTCAGGAACACAAGCCTGAGATGTTACCAGCAGCAGATCAGCAAGGGCTGGGCGTGGATCCCAGCCCCCATCCACTCCtggccttccccctgctctcctctGCTCAGGTCCACTTCTAA
- the BATF2 gene encoding basic leucine zipper transcriptional factor ATF-like 2 isoform X1 gives MHLCGGNGLLTRTDLEEHQRLKKKQKNRAAAQRSRQKHTDKADALHQQHEALEKHNHVLRKEIQALQAELAWWSRTLHAHEHLCRVDSATWLAPVTSGCWVQTERHPDPMLHGQHGCQEQLGLFQTPVSSPLAHRLSPDPQPHSSPGLPLSPLPSLSVGSTEVTVPPPQLSPSPVQSASPTGSSLLRPSSKLDTLLPGPPAQPAPLQPFVMEHPPRGKLGSSPDGLAAAPGLACLHGQEHKPEMLPAADQQGLGVDPSPHPLLAFPLLSSAQVHF, from the exons ATGCACCTCTGTGGGGGCAATGGGCTGCTGACCAGGACG GATCTCGAGGAGCATCAGAGgctgaagaagaaacagaagaatcgTGCAGCCGCCCAGCGCAGCCGGCAGAAGCACACGGACAAGGCGGACGCCCTGCACCAG CAGCACGAGGCCCTGGAGAAACACAACCACGTGCTGCGGAAGGAGATCCAGGCCCTGCAGGCCGAGCTGGCGTGGTGGAGCCGGACTCTGCACGCGCATGAGCACCTGTGCCGCGTGGACTCTGCCACCTGGTTGGCTCCGGTGACCTCTGGCTGCTGGGTCCAGACCGAGCGGCACCCAGACCCCATGCTCCATGGACAACATGGCTGCCAGGAGCAGCTGGGCCTGTTCCAGACCCCAGTCTCTTCTCCCTTGGCTCACCGACTCTCTCCAGATCCGCAGCCTCATAGTTCGCCTGGCCtccccctgtcccctctgccctctctgtcCGTTGGCTCTACAGAGGTCACTGtaccccctccccagctgtccCCCAGCCCTGTCCAGTCAGCCTCACCCACTGGCTCCAGCCTGCTGAGGCCTTCCTCCAAGCTCGATACCCTCCTGCCCGGCCCCCCAGCCCAACCTGCCCCTCTACAGCCCTTTGTGATGGAGCACCCCCCCAGAGGGAAGCTGGGGTCCTCACCTGACGGCCTCGCAGCGGCTCCGGGGCTGGCCTGCCTGCATGGTCAGGAACACAAGCCTGAGATGTTACCAGCAGCAGATCAGCAAGGGCTGGGCGTGGATCCCAGCCCCCATCCACTCCtggccttccccctgctctcctctGCTCAGGTCCACTTCTAA